The Pseudoalteromonas rubra region TCAGTCTGGCAGACCGATTATTGAAGGCGCAGGGGCAGATCAGCTATTTTGAAGTGACGGGTCTGAATGCGCTTCAGCGACAGCAGCTGGTGGACATGCTTGGCAGTGCCGCACGACTGGAGTCTGCTGAGGCACAAACTTTCGACGCCCTGTCAGGGGCCTTTTTCTTTAACCTACAGGCTCTGGCCTTACTGGGCTATGTGGTGGGCGCATTTTTAAGCCTCAATGCCATCAAACTTGCCTATCAAAGCCGTTTGTCCTTGCAGCAGCAAATGGCCACGCTAGGGTGCCGACAGAGCCAGTTACTTAAGGCGCTGTGTCTGGAAGTTGCGATATTGAGTGTGCTGGCAGCGACATTGGGTAATCTGCTTGGGGTGCTGATGGCCAATGCCATGATGGGTGACATCAGCACGGTATTGAGCAGTTTTTATCAGCTGGATCGGGCTCTGACAGTGCGCTTTGATGCTGTGCTCGTGCTTATCGGCAGTGTGCTGAACTTAATGATACTGGCTGGCTTTGTGGTGTTGCAAACGCGTCTCGCGCAGCAATTGGCGAAGTGGCTGACCCTGGCGCTACTATCTCTGGCCTGTGTCGGAGGGGGGTTATTATTGCACCTGGCACAGACCAAGTGGCAAGCTTTGTTACTGTGTGTTTGTGTGTTGCTGGTGTTTTTTGCGTTGACACCGCCACTGGTGCGTCTGGTGTTTCGGGTGCACTGGCCAACCCGGGCTCCGTTGCTCGGCTGGCTGAGGGCCGATAGTCTGACGCAATTGCCAGCGCTGCTGAGTTCGGTGTTAGCCATTTTGATGGCAATGGGCGCAGCGATTGGCATGCAGGTGATGGTGGGGAGTTTCAGCAGTGCATTGGATACCCACTTACAAACCCGCCTGAATGCCGATCTATATGTCAGACCGGATAATCCGACTACACAGATGCGTCAGGCTTTGGCAGATATGCAAGCAGTTAAGCAGGTGGGGATTTACTGGTCGGCACAAAGTGAGGTCAAGGTGACCAATGAGACGGTGCCTGTGACACTGATGAGCTTTGGTGAAGACTTTCGTTATCATCAGCATCTGACTTTGCTGAACAAACAGCCTCTGGAGGCTGTTCACCTTAACCTGAGCAATGATAGCATCCCTTGTCTTGTCAACGAGCCGGGTATGCGCCGCTATGGCCTAGTCGTTGGCAGTCAGCTTGAAGTGCAGCAGGGACCGCACTCTTTTCATTGTCAGATCACCGGTGTATTTTATGATTACGGCGAGCCCGGCATGAGCCTGGTAGTCAGTAATTCAGTCATTGCACAGCAGGCATTTTTGTATGAAGCGGTCGGTTTTATGTTAACGCTTCACGAGGGAGTTGACTCAGAGCAACTGGCTGATGTCATTAGCCAGCGTTGGTCACTGACCGGACACCAGTTGATCCACAATCAAGTGTTTAAGCGTTTTGCAAAGCAATTATTTAGTCAAACTTTTCTGGTAACCCATGCACTGAATCTCTGCATTATGTTGATTGCGTTATTTGGCGTTTGGGTGAGCTTTTTAACGCTTGGACGACAGCAGTTGCAGCCGATGGCCGTATTACAAACGTTAGGGGTGACTCAGGGCCAATTATTGGTGCTGAAACTCTCTCAGGCCGGACTTATTCTCGGTCTGACCTTGTTACTGGCGGTGCCGCTGGGGATCTTGTTGGGCTGGGTATTATTAGCCTATGTGATGCCCATCGCTTTTGGCTGGAGCATGGCAATGGTACTTAGCTGGAGCGATATTTGGGGGTTCTGCGCTGTGGTGCTGTTGTTGGCTTTGGTGGTCAGTGCGATCCCTTTATTAACACTGATCAGGCGCAATGTGGCCGATAATGTCGCACAGTTATAAGGAGCCCACTATGCATTGCATCAAATTACATTGGCTTTTATTCCTGCTGATGGTAACGGGGTGTCAGCCTGCTGCGCCTGAAACAGACAATAACAATGCGGCGATGGCGGTGCTCGGTCAGACGCTGGGTACACCCGTGGATGCCGCTCAGACACTGACGTTTCCGCGCGACCACGGTGCCCATCCAGAACAAGGAGTGGAGTGGTGGTATGTTACTGGCAACTTGACGGCACAAGACGGCGTTCAGTTTGGGGTGCAATGGACGTTGTTTCGGATCCGCGATCCGGGGTTTTCGGCCTTTCAGTCTTCTCCCTGGTGGGATGGACAGCTTTACTTTGCCCATTTTGCTATACAAAACGGTCAGACACATCATGCGTTTGAGCGCTATGGCAGAGCCGGGCAGGTTGACGTACAGGCCAGTCCTTTTATCGCCCGTTTGGGTGATTGGCAGCTGGCCAGTCAAGAGGCGTCGTTTTTACCTTTACGATTGCAAAGTAAGGAGGCCGATTTTGGCCTGGATATTAAGCTGGCAAGCAGCCCACTGGTCTTGCATGGCAAGCAGGGGTACAGTCAGAAAACTCAGCAAGGTCATGCTTCCTTTTACTACAGTTATCCCTTTTTACAAGTGACAGGCACGCTGACCTATGCAGGCAGATCACATGAAGTCTCTGGCCGGGCCTGGTTAGACAGGGAATGGTCATCAGGTCTGATTGATAGTCAGCACGGTGGCTGGGATTGGTTCAGTTTACAAGGCGAGAACCCCGGGCAAGGTGCTTTGATGGCATTTTGTACTCGAGATGCAACACAAGCCTATGCCTATTGCAGTGCCTCAGAGATATCTCCATCTGGCAAGGTTACGGCCTACCCGCACGAGCAGGTCAGTTTAACAGTACTTAACAGGGCGCAAACTCGCAATGTAACGCATCCGATAAGCTGGCAGTTGCAGGTACCAGGCAAAGAAGCCGTGGTCATTGATGTATTGCAGCGCGATTCTTTTAATCGCCTGAGTGTACCTTACTGGGAGGGGCGGATACGCAGCCGCGGTGGATTTGTTGCAACGGGTTATGGTGAATTGTTTGGCTATTGAACAATACGTCCTCGCCTTGGCCTGGGCGCATAAAAGTTGAGTAGGTGGTCAATCTTGTGCTCAGGGCTGTGATGATAAAGAGATACAGGTTCAGTATTTCATTCACACAGCCCTTGCCGCGCCAGTGCATCTAATCAGTAATTAATTATGTGGCCTGGCGGGGTCAGAGGTTATTCCCGGTCGTACAGGGGCAGGGCAACACCTGAGACGTCAGGAAATTCTAGCACCGCGATAGGGGTAAAGTCGCTTTCCGCGAGGAAAAACGTTGTAAGACTGGCACGGGAGTGGATGGTAAACTCTCCCACAAATGGCATCATCCAGCCACTGTCGCTCGATAATACGCCGCTTAATTGAGGCACTTTGCCAAAATCAGGTAGCAGATAGTCTGGGAGTACGTTGTCGCCGACAGAATGTAGTGGCAGGTTGACCCCGATCTGGCGCGTGTAGGAGACATCCAGCATAGCTTTTCCGGTATATTGGTTTGCCAGAGTCAATGTATGTTGGTGTGGCGTGATATCTATCGACACATCCGCTGCCTGCTTGGGGTAACCCCAGATTTCGCGACCTGCTTTGATTGCAATGGGGTTGTCCAGCATCAGGTGCTGGTTGTAAAGGGCATAGTTATGTGGTTTTCCGGCCGCTTGTTGCTCTGCGTTTGCTGCTGCCAATGCAGCCAGCACTTTACCGGTGAAATCCAGCTGTGCACTGGCAAGGGTCATATCTCCCGGACAGGGCAAAACCGGGTCTGCGCTGCCACGGCGTTTAACATAAAAGCTTGATATCGTCTCGTTATACGCACCGGCAGGGCTGCTGGTAATTTTTTGTGTATACAGTGCACCTATGCCTTTTGAGGCTGCTCCTTCACAATGCAGGCGGACAGGTTCCCATTGCCAGTTCCACAAAAAGAACTGTGCAACATTAGCATCTATTAAGCCAACGACGGCACTGGTGGCTTCACCCTTAACATGAAAAGGCATGCTAACAGCGGTGCCATCAGACAGATAAGTGGTGCTGGTTACCGGATAGGTTTCGCTAAGATCAGTGGCATAGCCGGTATTGCTCAATACCAGCATGGCGCTGAGCAGGAGGGGTTTTATATTCATATTTGGTCCTTTTTTAGCTAGGGTTTTCCTTGCATGGAAACTGCTGATGCGCATTGCTTTAATTGTTAGGGCGCAAAAGCGGGACTAGGCTAACATGCTTTGGTGAAAAGTAAATGGAAGAGGTGAGTTAAAGGAGAGCACTGTACAAAATGTATAAGAGTGTAAACCAACTATTCTTTCTTTATTTGCAATATTGTACACTGCGCGACCATTTACATGGACAGGCCGAGCAGAGCCATTTGTTGTGTCACTATATAGTGTAATCCGGCTCGCTCCTGAGTCGATAAAAAGTAGGTATTTATGATCCCTTTTGTGGTGTTGATCACCGTGTTGGTGTGTTTTGTCGGCTATGGCCTTTGGCCGCTAGCCACTTCTGTATTGGGGTACCTGATATCTGAGCAGGCGTCGGAAGCCATGATCCTGATGCTGTTCTGGCTAACTATGGTTTTTATCCAGTTTGTGGCGATGTGGCATATAGCAAAGAAAAAGCCCAGCGGACGTAAGTTCTTTTTTTATACCGTATGGATTTGTGTCTTTGTGCAGGGGGCCGACTTGCTGCTTGCAGCCGAGGAAGAGGTACCCCTGTGGGCGTTGGCGGATTTGTTTATCTATCCCGCGTTAGCGATGTGGGTGTTGTACGCCAGTGACGCAAAACAGTATTTTGAACAGTAAAACCTAATACACAGAGTAATAGTATGAGTAAATGTGGTAAATGTGGTAAATGTGACAGTGATATTTCTTTTATGTCGGTATTGAATACCCCGAATCCATTCAAGTTAAAATGCGGTAGCTGCAAAGCACCGATTGCACTGAGTCTGGTGAGTGCGGGACTTGTTGCGGGTATCTTGATGGCAGTGATCAGTGCCATTTTGTGGTACTTTTACGGGTCAGAAGGTTACTGGGTCAAGGTGGTGTTACCGACTGTCCTGGTTGCAGAAGGCCTTTACTTTGCGGCCATACGTTTAGGGTTGGTGAAAGTCAAACCAGAACAATCAGAGTAAACAACGGGAGCCAGTGGCTCCCGTTTTATTTCGACCTTAGCTCAATTCAATCTTATAAGTCGGAACAGCATGAAGATGTTTGCTCAGGCGTCCGAGTATCAGCCACCAGGCAAACAAGGCCGCCAGCATCAGGACTATCCATATCATTGCCGACGCTCCAGCCGTACCAAGTTGTCCGATTTGATAAACCAGTGTCGCCAGTATGTAGGCAATTGAGGTTGTCCAGCCGATGACGACCCACATCCACACACTGCCCGATTCACGCTTAATGGCCCCCAATACCGCCACGCACGGGGTATACAGTAAGATAAGTACCAGATAGGCAAATGCACCGAGCTGGCCATTGAATTGAGCAGCCATGGCACTGAGCAACTTGTTCCCTGCGTCGCCGCCTTCTTCAACGGCACTCAGGCCCAGCGGATCGCCGAGGTTATTGAGTAAATCAACGGAATTATCCCACAAGGTCATGACCGCTTCACTTGTAGCATCTTTGAGAGACCACTCACCGGTTTGTTCCTGTGCGCCCACATACAAGGCATCCATTGTGCCCACAATGGCCTCTTTGGCGAACAGGCCCGTGACTATCCCAACCGTTGCTGGCCAGTTATCTTCTGCGATACCCAGCGGTGCGAACACAGGTGTTACAACCTGCGCGGCTTTAGACAGTAAAGATGCCTCGCTGTTTTCATGCCCAAAGCTGCCATCTGTGCCGATGGAATTGATCATGCTCAGCAGAGTAACCACAAACACGATGGTTTTCCCGGCACGGGTGATAAAGCTACGTAAACGCTGCCAGGTGGTCATAACCAGGTTACGCCAGACGGGCAGATGATAGGCTGGCATTTCAACAAAAGAGGGGACTTTTTCTTGTTTAAACACGCGTTTTCTGAACAGGTAACCGGTACCCACAGCCACTAAAATGCCAAACACATACAAGGCAAATACGATGTTGGCACCGTTCACCGGGAAAAAGGCCGCAGCAAATAAGGCGTACACGGTTAGTCGTGCGCCACAGGACATAAAGGGCGCCATGATCACTGTGAGCAGGCGATCCGACTCCCGGCTCATGGTGCGGGCACTCATGACCGCTGGGACGTTACAGCCGAAACCTACAATCAGAGGGACAAATGCGTTGCCGGGCAATCCGATGGAAGACATCAGACGGTCGATCACAAAGGCGGCACGTGATAGATAACCACTGTCTTCAAGGATCGACAAACAAAAATACAAGACAGCGATAACAGGAATAAAGGTCGCAACCAGCTGTAAGCCTGCCCCAAAGCCGTCCCCTAACAGGACGCCCAACCATTGGGGGGCACCGAGATTGGCCAGTAGCAGCTTAGTCCCGTCAATAAAAATAGCGCCGACCAGAATGTCAAAGAAATCAATAAAGACGGCCCCGAAGTTGACCGCTACCGTAAACATCAGGTACATCATAAACAGGAAAATCGGCACCCCGAGCCAGCGGTTCAGCACCAGTTTATCAAGCGAGGTGGTGAAGTCAGAGCGTGTTTTCGACATGATACTGACTCCATTGCTGAGCGTTTTGACGTTCTGAAAGCGCTTAACGGTGTCTTCATTGCTGAGATCAGGCCCCGGAGTTGGTCGATTGCTCTTTTGCGGGGGCTTGCCTTTGCAGTGCTCACTCAATGCATCTGTCAGTTGAGCGAGCCCCTGACCAGTCGAGCCGACCATGGCGATGACAGGTACACCAAGACGCTGTGCTAACAGGCCCAGATCCAGCTCCTTGCCTTGCTGGTGTGCCACATCGGTCATGTTGGCAACCACGATAAGAGGGGTACCTGTTTCCTGCATTTGTGTCGTCAGAACCAGGTTGCGTTCGAGGTTAGCACAGTCGATCACGTTGATGATCAGGTCGGCATCCGGAGCGCGAATATAGTCAATGGCAATTTGTTCATCCTGACCCGGTTCAATTTGGGCCATGCTGTACAGGCCCGGTAAATCAATTAACTCAACTTGCTGACCTGGTAAACTTAGCTCGCCACTTTTGCGCTCTACAGTGACGCCGGGCCAGTTGCCGACTTTTTGTCTGGCACCCGTAAGGCGGTTAAATAGTGTGGTTTTACCACAGTTGGGGTTGCCAACGAGGGCGATTCTCACGTTATCTTACTCCTTGAAATTAGCGGCTTAGCTGGATAAAACGCGCATCAGTTTTACGGATACTGATATAGGTATTGCCAACCTGAGTCTGAATGGGACAGCCCAGCGGCGCGACATTTAAGACCGTGATCACTTCTCCGGGGATCAGGCCCAGTGCCATTATGCGGCTGATCAGGGCTGCATCAGGGTGAACAATGCCTGCAATAATCGCTGTATCGTTTGGTTGTAAATCTGCAAGTGTCATAGAGGGTAATGCAAACCTAGATAGGAATTATTTATTATTAGGCTGGCATGGTACCGCAACTTAAATGTCATAAACAAGCGAGTGCGGCAAAAGACATGCGTTATTTATTAGATTGATAAATCTATATATTTTATATGGTTACGTGTATTAAGTGAATGTCACCAGAGTGTTGAAGGGCACTTCATACTCTTTGCACATTGTTTGCCATCTGTTTGCACATTGTCTCGCTAGGCTGATGATCACAGGCCTAACAGCAATGGAGAGAGACAATGGGATCAACGAGCACAATAAAACAACCCGGCGCACTGAATATACTGACCGTGATTATCACTGCCACGCTGCTTGGTGCATGCGGCTCAGGAGGTTCAGAGACGACTACGGGCACCAGTCAGAATACTCAATCAACCGCGGTCGATGAGACAAACTCCAGTCAGTCAAATACGGATGCTGATACGGCTTCGGATAATTCGGACTCAGATACGGACAACGCCGACGGTGACACGGACTCGACGGCAGGTGACGGTGACACAGCGCCTGATCCTGGGGATGAGGATAAGGGGGATTCGGATACAGAGCCTGACGATGATGAGGGCGGCAGTGAGGAAACACCGGATAGCCCGGACCAAAACGACACGCTGGCTGGCTGGATCCTTAACTCAGATGGTGCTACTGCCGCCATTATGCTGGATGAAGCTGGTCAGCTTGCTCAGGTCAATGTACAGGCGGTGAGTGCGCTGGAGCAATCCGGGCAACAGTATACGGTGGTGACGGCATCGGGCATGCCGGATTATCAGGTGGTGGTCGATGAGGAAATGCTGTCGAGCTTATCCTCCCGGCCCAGAGCTGCATCAGATTTTGCCACAGGTTCGCCACAAGTCGCGATTGGTGATGTGGTCGAGTTCGGCCAGGATATTGGCTACAACAGCAACAGCAGCTGTGCACTGGATGCCGGGCAGGGTTACTGGCCGCCCGGACCGGTCTGTCCTGAAGTGATGGATAGAACCGGCACGTTTCCCAATCAGCCTACACAGAATACAGACACCTGTGAAACGGGGTTAGGGACAGTCGGCTTCTGGGTCAATGGGACCTCAGTATATAACTGGGGTGATGGCCAGAGTTACAACAACGAAAGGATATGGCAAACGCTGGCACCGGTTGCTGAACAATATGACGTGGATGTGTGTGGCGGTCACGCTGCACAAGGCGATTATCACCACCATTATTATTCCTCTTGTCTGGCTAAGATGGTTGGTGATACAGGAACCGGGCACTCACCTGTTTATGGATATGCTGCAGATGGTTACGCCATATATGGTCCCTGGGAGTCACAAGGGGAGTTGGCTATCAGTAGTTGGGAAGTCCGCGATTATCGCGCCAGTGCGCCGACCGGGTGTAGCGATGGTGCACGAAGCTGTGTGCTGAATGACCAATATGATGTCAGTCAGGGAACACGCAATGTTTCCAGTGGGCCAGGCTTTGACACTGTGGTACGCACCTTATCACGAAATGAGCTGGTTGCCGAAAATGGCTACTTCAAAGAAGACTTTTACTGGAACAGCACACTGACTGAACAGGGCGGCAATTATCTTGATCAGTACAATGGTCATTATGATGAGCATCGGGGTTATCACTATCATGTGACTGCCCGGGATGATAACGGCAAGCTCATTCCTACATTTCCATACACCATAGGTGACAGGTTTGCTGGTGAATTACAAAGTAACGGACTGACCAGTTGTGGTGGCATAAGGCCTGGTGGTTCGGGTCGTGAATAGGAGTAACATAATGAAAATAATAGCGATATTAATTGCTGCGAACATGTTTTTCATCACTATGACGGCCCAGGCTGACAAAGCCATTCACCAGCACAAAAGCCTGGAGATCAAGCAACAAAGCCTGTTGCCTCGGGTTGCACTGACCCTGGTACGGGATGAAACCGACGGTCTCAACCTGACAATTGACATTGCCAACTATGTGCTGAATTCGCCCGCCGTTGTCGAGAGTGCACAACAGCGCCTGATAGGTCATGCCCATTTGTTCATTAATGGTGAGAAAAAAATGCGTGTTTATGGCCAATATGTGCATCTGCCTGCCAGCTGGTTTAAGGCTGGTGTCAACCAGATTGCGGTATCGTTAAACAGCCATCAACATGAGAACTGGACCTGGAAAGGTAATACCGTGATGGGGTCGGTGTTTGTCGACCTGGCTGAGCCTCAACTGGTATTGCATCAGTTTTCTTCTCAGCCGTTGCTTAGTCACCATCACCATTGATACCGGACGCTGGCCACATTATTGTGGCCAGCGTTTAAAAGGTTTCTTTGAGTAAGTTAAGCATGTCCTCAACCGACAGCTTGTTGGCCTGTTCGTTGCCAGCCAGTAATTGGTCAGCCAAATCTCGCTTATGTTGGTGTAGTGCGACGATTTTTTCTTCTATGGTGTTCTTGGCAATCAGTCGATAAATGGTCACCGGGCGCTGCTGGCCCATTCGGTGGGCTCTATCTGATGCCTGTGCTTCAACTGCCGGGTTCCACCACGGATCCATATGGATCACATAGTCTGCTGCGGTGAGGTTCAAACCTGAACCACCGGCTTTGAGACTGATCAGAAACACTTCGCCATTGCCATGCTGAAAGGCGTTAACACGTTCCTGACGTTGTGCAGCAGGGGTACTGCCATCCAGGTACTGATATGGCACGTTACTTTGCTCAAGGAGATTTTTAATAATCTGTAAGTGGCCCACAAATTGGCTGAAGATCAGTGCTTTATGATTGTTTTGCCGTAATTCATTCAGTAGCTCACTGAGTGCTTCGAGCTTGCTGCTTGGCAATGTGCTTTCAGCCATGACCAATTGCGGGTGGCAGCAGGCCTGACGTAACTTGGTGAGCTCCGCCAGCATTCTGATGCGTTGCTCTGCCGCTGAACTGGTACTGGAAGATTCCATGATTTGGTCAATGGCATGCTGTCGCAGTGCTTCATAAAAAGTCATCTCGTCCTCACTGAGCGAAACGGTGAGGTTGATTTCCGTTTTCTCTGGCAGTTCGGTGAGAACCTGGCTTTTCAGGCGACGCAGAATAAAGGGTTTCACCAGTTGTTTGAGGCTTTGACGTGCTTTATGAGCCGCCAGCTTGTCTTGCTCAGCATTTTCCATCGGCTGAGCAAAGCGGGCATTAAAGCGTTTCAGGTTGCCTAGTAAACCCGGGTTGACGAAACGGAACAGCGACCACAATTCGGTCAGATTGTTTTCTATTGGTGTGCCCGTGGTGATCATTTTAAACTCGCCTTTAAGTGCACAGGCGGCCACGGTGCGCTTAGCCAGCGGGTTTTTAAGCGCTTGCGCTTCATCGGCGATAATGGTGTGCCAGTGTTTTGTTTTTAGCAGCTCAGCCTGGCGTTGCAGCAGGCCATAACTGATCACCACACAATCAAACGGGCCAGCCTGAGTTAATAGCTGTTCGCGCTCTTGCGCACTGCTGTGATCGCTGAATAAGGTCATGGTTAATGCCGGTGCAAATTTGCTCGCTTCCTGCTGCCAGTTAAAGCACACAGAGGTCGGTGCGATGATAAGCGTAGGCCCTTCACTGGCACGTGCTAAGATCACAGCCAGCGCCTGTAGAGTTTTTCCCAGCCCCATGTCATCAGCCAGGCAAGCGCCGCCGCCCCAGTGGGCTAGTCGCATTGCCCAGTCAAACCCCGCGAGCTGATAATCGCGTAATTGCGCCTGTAAGGTCGCCGGCACAGTGAGTGTTAGCGCATTAGCCTGGTACATTTTTTTGCTTTGCTCTTCCCAGGCAGGCAAGGTTTTCATACGCATGCCCGTTGTTGCTTCTGCGACCTGACCACTGGCAAGCGGATGAAACTGGCCCTGATCGGTTACCGTATCAAGCTGGGCGAGTTGATTACGTAAGTCTTGTGACAGTGCCAGAATTTGTTCACCGTCGAGGCTGACAAAGCGGCCATGGCTGGTGGCCATCAG contains the following coding sequences:
- a CDS encoding YHYH protein, which codes for MGSTSTIKQPGALNILTVIITATLLGACGSGGSETTTGTSQNTQSTAVDETNSSQSNTDADTASDNSDSDTDNADGDTDSTAGDGDTAPDPGDEDKGDSDTEPDDDEGGSEETPDSPDQNDTLAGWILNSDGATAAIMLDEAGQLAQVNVQAVSALEQSGQQYTVVTASGMPDYQVVVDEEMLSSLSSRPRAASDFATGSPQVAIGDVVEFGQDIGYNSNSSCALDAGQGYWPPGPVCPEVMDRTGTFPNQPTQNTDTCETGLGTVGFWVNGTSVYNWGDGQSYNNERIWQTLAPVAEQYDVDVCGGHAAQGDYHHHYYSSCLAKMVGDTGTGHSPVYGYAADGYAIYGPWESQGELAISSWEVRDYRASAPTGCSDGARSCVLNDQYDVSQGTRNVSSGPGFDTVVRTLSRNELVAENGYFKEDFYWNSTLTEQGGNYLDQYNGHYDEHRGYHYHVTARDDNGKLIPTFPYTIGDRFAGELQSNGLTSCGGIRPGGSGRE
- the feoB gene encoding ferrous iron transport protein B, which gives rise to MRIALVGNPNCGKTTLFNRLTGARQKVGNWPGVTVERKSGELSLPGQQVELIDLPGLYSMAQIEPGQDEQIAIDYIRAPDADLIINVIDCANLERNLVLTTQMQETGTPLIVVANMTDVAHQQGKELDLGLLAQRLGVPVIAMVGSTGQGLAQLTDALSEHCKGKPPQKSNRPTPGPDLSNEDTVKRFQNVKTLSNGVSIMSKTRSDFTTSLDKLVLNRWLGVPIFLFMMYLMFTVAVNFGAVFIDFFDILVGAIFIDGTKLLLANLGAPQWLGVLLGDGFGAGLQLVATFIPVIAVLYFCLSILEDSGYLSRAAFVIDRLMSSIGLPGNAFVPLIVGFGCNVPAVMSARTMSRESDRLLTVIMAPFMSCGARLTVYALFAAAFFPVNGANIVFALYVFGILVAVGTGYLFRKRVFKQEKVPSFVEMPAYHLPVWRNLVMTTWQRLRSFITRAGKTIVFVVTLLSMINSIGTDGSFGHENSEASLLSKAAQVVTPVFAPLGIAEDNWPATVGIVTGLFAKEAIVGTMDALYVGAQEQTGEWSLKDATSEAVMTLWDNSVDLLNNLGDPLGLSAVEEGGDAGNKLLSAMAAQFNGQLGAFAYLVLILLYTPCVAVLGAIKRESGSVWMWVVIGWTTSIAYILATLVYQIGQLGTAGASAMIWIVLMLAALFAWWLILGRLSKHLHAVPTYKIELS
- a CDS encoding lipocalin-like domain-containing protein produces the protein MHCIKLHWLLFLLMVTGCQPAAPETDNNNAAMAVLGQTLGTPVDAAQTLTFPRDHGAHPEQGVEWWYVTGNLTAQDGVQFGVQWTLFRIRDPGFSAFQSSPWWDGQLYFAHFAIQNGQTHHAFERYGRAGQVDVQASPFIARLGDWQLASQEASFLPLRLQSKEADFGLDIKLASSPLVLHGKQGYSQKTQQGHASFYYSYPFLQVTGTLTYAGRSHEVSGRAWLDREWSSGLIDSQHGGWDWFSLQGENPGQGALMAFCTRDATQAYAYCSASEISPSGKVTAYPHEQVSLTVLNRAQTRNVTHPISWQLQVPGKEAVVIDVLQRDSFNRLSVPYWEGRIRSRGGFVATGYGELFGY
- a CDS encoding FeoA family protein — protein: MTLADLQPNDTAIIAGIVHPDAALISRIMALGLIPGEVITVLNVAPLGCPIQTQVGNTYISIRKTDARFIQLSR
- a CDS encoding ABC transporter permease, with product MSELRLILLTYAQYYRRHRGLLVLFLIGLSLGSALLSATLGLNQEASKRYQTSTALLAQPVSHFIRPPLGKTGLPFSLWQRLSAAGFEQAHPVLEGRLRSDDDKLVAIRGINLLQWQTAGAAKPVSGDAAQPHSDSPLFDTLFMSPELTTRLQLGKPVLRFEGDSYPVSPLEGTGHYALMDISLADRLLKAQGQISYFEVTGLNALQRQQLVDMLGSAARLESAEAQTFDALSGAFFFNLQALALLGYVVGAFLSLNAIKLAYQSRLSLQQQMATLGCRQSQLLKALCLEVAILSVLAATLGNLLGVLMANAMMGDISTVLSSFYQLDRALTVRFDAVLVLIGSVLNLMILAGFVVLQTRLAQQLAKWLTLALLSLACVGGGLLLHLAQTKWQALLLCVCVLLVFFALTPPLVRLVFRVHWPTRAPLLGWLRADSLTQLPALLSSVLAILMAMGAAIGMQVMVGSFSSALDTHLQTRLNADLYVRPDNPTTQMRQALADMQAVKQVGIYWSAQSEVKVTNETVPVTLMSFGEDFRYHQHLTLLNKQPLEAVHLNLSNDSIPCLVNEPGMRRYGLVVGSQLEVQQGPHSFHCQITGVFYDYGEPGMSLVVSNSVIAQQAFLYEAVGFMLTLHEGVDSEQLADVISQRWSLTGHQLIHNQVFKRFAKQLFSQTFLVTHALNLCIMLIALFGVWVSFLTLGRQQLQPMAVLQTLGVTQGQLLVLKLSQAGLILGLTLLLAVPLGILLGWVLLAYVMPIAFGWSMAMVLSWSDIWGFCAVVLLLALVVSAIPLLTLIRRNVADNVAQL
- a CDS encoding acetoacetate decarboxylase family protein, which translates into the protein MNIKPLLLSAMLVLSNTGYATDLSETYPVTSTTYLSDGTAVSMPFHVKGEATSAVVGLIDANVAQFFLWNWQWEPVRLHCEGAASKGIGALYTQKITSSPAGAYNETISSFYVKRRGSADPVLPCPGDMTLASAQLDFTGKVLAALAAANAEQQAAGKPHNYALYNQHLMLDNPIAIKAGREIWGYPKQAADVSIDITPHQHTLTLANQYTGKAMLDVSYTRQIGVNLPLHSVGDNVLPDYLLPDFGKVPQLSGVLSSDSGWMMPFVGEFTIHSRASLTTFFLAESDFTPIAVLEFPDVSGVALPLYDRE